Below is a genomic region from Vibrio cortegadensis.
GTATCAACGTGCTCGCCATGCCGATGAAAATAACCCGTTCGTAACGGCGATTCTTGATGAACTGTGCGCCAATGTTGTTGGGCCTAAAGGGATTATGATTGAGCCTCAGCCATTGGATCACGAAGGTAATGTTCATGTGGCATTTGCTCAAGCGATCAGTAAATGGCATGAGCTTCATTCATTAACCCAAAACATTAATGGTGAAATGTCTCGCTCAGAAACAGAGTGGTTAGCCTGTCGAACTTGGCTGCGAGATGGTGAAGTGTTTGGCCGTATGTTTATGGGCGAACATGGTGATTTGAATTACCCGTCAGTAACCCCATTTGCTATTCAAGCTTTTGAACCGGACTTTGTGCCTCATCATATTACGGAGGCTCAAGGTGGTTTGATGGAAGGCATTAAACGTAATCAATTTGGGCAAACTGAATCTTATTTGATCCAAAAGGACAGCAAAGGCTTTGAGTATGCGGAAGTCGATGCAGGTTTTATCTGCCATCTTAAATTCACGCGCCGCCTACACCAGAACCGAGGGATATCCATTCTTCACTCAGCGATTGATTTGGCAGACCGAATAGAGAACTACGATTTTACGGAAATGCTAGGGCATGAAATCGCGGCTAAGTTCGCGTTTTATGTACAGCGAGATAAGGACATGCCCAACGCCAACGAGCTTGACCAGGGCGGTGATATTGCTCTGGGGGCGGCTAACTCGTTTGAACTCGCACCTGGTGAGAAAGCGGGGATTGTTGAATCGAATCGGAAAGAGTCGGCCAGTGCTGAGTTTCGGTCTAGCCAACAGAAGTTAGTCAGTAGTGCTGTTGGGGTAAATAACTCATCGGTGACTCGTAATTATGACGGTTCTTATACATCGAATCGACAAGAGCTCACGGATTCCCACGTTAAATATAAAGTGCTTCAGCGTGAATTTGTCACAAACTGGACTCGGCCTCAATATCGTCATGCTTTAACCATGGCGATCATGAAAGGGGAGCTAAAAATTCCACCGACGGTTGATGTAAACACGATATTGAATGCCATTTATCAAGCGCCTGTTATGCCTTGGATTGATCCCACGAAAGAGATGACAGGGATCGAGAAAGGGACGCGTTTGGGCTTGTTCTCATTGAGCCACTATCAGCGAGAGCGTCATGTAAATCCACTTTCCACTCGTAAAGAGATCAAGGCGGAACGTCAGCAAATGAAAGACGACGGGATCGTTAGTACTTCCGACCCTGCTCATAATCTTGTCGAAACCATTCAAACTAACTCCAATGGTGAGGGAACCTTTAATGCCTAAACCGCAACAGAGTGAACCAAGAAAAAGTTGGTACACATTAAACAACGAAGCAACGGATAAACCCGCTCAACTCTATATTCATGGTGAGATTGGCGGCTGGGACATCTACGCTATTGATTTAGTTAAAGCGCTACAACAGGTCGGTGAAAAAGATCTGATTATGCGAGTGCAAAGCTATGGCGGTAGTGTTTATGAGGGCTTGGCGATGTTTAATGCCATCAAAGCTCATAAGGGAAAGACCACTGGTGTAGTTGATGGTTTGGCCGCATCCATCGCGACTTATATGTTAATGGCGTGCGATGAAATCCATATGCCTGAAAATTCTACGTTCATGATCCACAACCCGAGTATTGGCGCATGGGGTGAGGAAGATGAGATAGAGAGCGCATTAGTTCAAGTTAAAAACGCAAAGATGACGGTTTCTAACGCTTATGTTGAGCGTAGCGGAAAGCCACTTGAAGAAGTGCTCGGAGCAATGGCGCAAGAAACGTGGTTCACCGCACAACAAGCCCTTGAGTGGGGCTTGATTGATCAAGTTATTGATGCGGTTGAATTAACTAATAACTTTACTGAGTTTGACTCGAAAGAGATAGCTAAGTTTAAAAATGCACCTGAATCCCTTTTAAATTGCATCACGCTTGGTAAACCAGAGAGTCACGCTGAGCTTGATACAAGTACCCCAACGAATGCGGCACCTGCCGACAACTCTCAACCAGAATCAAACCAATCTGAACAGGTAAGCGACATGCCGAAACCAAACGAAGAACTTATTAATGCTGTAAAAGCAGAAAACAAACGCCAACAAGCCATTCGCAGCCTATGCAATAAGCATGGTGTGAAAGGTGAGTTAGTGAATCAAATGCTTGAAGATATGAGCTGCACGGTTGAACAGGCTTCAGCTCGTATTCTCAGTAATATGAATAATGACCGCGAGAGTCTGCAAAACCTTTGCAACACTCTGAACCTTGGCGAAGATCTGACGAACCAAGTGTTGAGCGACCCTAATTTTACAATGGAAAATGCATCAAAAAGCCTAATGAACATTCTCGGCCAACAAAGTGCTGAAGGTGGTGCAAATGGTATTACCCCAACGCAGGTTCATGTTGGCAATGGCAATCATGTTAAAGATGAACTGCAAAACGCTTTGAATGCGAGAGCTGGTGTCGCAGAGCTAGAGAAAGATAACTCGTTTGGGCATGAGTCATTATTGAACATGGCGCGAGCAAGTTTGGGTGCGAACTCTCGCAGTGCGATGACTAAAGACGAACTGGTGAACCGAGCGTTCAACTCTCAAGACTTTGGCGACATTGTCACAGAGAGTATCCGCACTGTTATGCGTGATGAGCGTGAAGCGACCACACCGTTATGGCGTGAACTCGCGAATATTGAAAGCTTGCCTGATTTCCGAGAAACAGAATTAACCATGGTGAATGATGCACCAGACTTGATGAATATCGGTGAAGACGGTGAATACAAGTCAGCCATCTTAAAAGGTAGCGGTGAACGTATTCAACTTGCGACCTTTGGCCGAGGGATCCAGTTTACTCGCCAATCCATTATTAACGATGAGATTGGTCTGATTTCGAAAGTGCCACGTAAGTTCATGCAAGCTGGTTACCGCTTAGCAGACAAGCTGATGTTCAACGCTATTCTTAGCGGGAAAATGGGCGATGGTAAATCGGTCTTCCAGAAGAACGTTCAGGGTGATTGGGGTAATTTAACCGATGGCATTGCTGCAGGTGATCATGAAGCGTTAATTATGGCGCTGCATAAGATGTTTGCGACCACTACGACGATCCCGGTCGATGGTAAAGGCACTGGTGACCCATTAGATTTACGTGGTGAAATTCTACTCGCGAATCCAGATCATGCTTCGATGTTTGAAGCGGTGCTTAACACGGCCAGTAAACCTGATCACTATAACCCTGCGTATAAGAAGTTTAAGCGAGTGATTGAAACCGCAAGAGCGAATGCCATTAATGGCGCTATCGGTTTTACTAGCAAAGATTTTGATACGGTTCTTATGGGCTTCTTAGATGGTCAACAAGACCCGTGGCTAGAAACGGGAGACGGTTGGAGTAGTGATGGCGCTAAATTCCGCATTACTTACGACATTACCTCTAAGGTTCTGGATCGTCGTGGTATTAACCAAGCATTGTTCGCTGCCGCTAAATAATTAGCAGGTTATGTTCGTCATTGGGAGGGCTTTTGCTCTCCCTTTTTCATTCTTATTTATTCAGAGAGATGTCCCTATGCATCAAGCAGAAGGTAAAAAAATTGCGGTGGTCGCGCCTGCAGGCGGCTTTGTTAAAGATGTGCCGATCTTAATTGGTGCGTTATTGGTGGTACCTAGCTTTAAAGCAAAAGAAGGTGAAGTGGTGACTTGTACTTATTCAGGTTATTACGACGGTCCGGTTAAAGTCGGTGATGTGCCAGCGTTTGGCTG
It encodes:
- a CDS encoding phage portal protein — encoded protein: MNNPLNFFDRIVATVSPSNGIKRLHDRMLLNRYNAAMPKEPRTKRKNHFSKQTPNQLNQGAKALYQRARHADENNPFVTAILDELCANVVGPKGIMIEPQPLDHEGNVHVAFAQAISKWHELHSLTQNINGEMSRSETEWLACRTWLRDGEVFGRMFMGEHGDLNYPSVTPFAIQAFEPDFVPHHITEAQGGLMEGIKRNQFGQTESYLIQKDSKGFEYAEVDAGFICHLKFTRRLHQNRGISILHSAIDLADRIENYDFTEMLGHEIAAKFAFYVQRDKDMPNANELDQGGDIALGAANSFELAPGEKAGIVESNRKESASAEFRSSQQKLVSSAVGVNNSSVTRNYDGSYTSNRQELTDSHVKYKVLQREFVTNWTRPQYRHALTMAIMKGELKIPPTVDVNTILNAIYQAPVMPWIDPTKEMTGIEKGTRLGLFSLSHYQRERHVNPLSTRKEIKAERQQMKDDGIVSTSDPAHNLVETIQTNSNGEGTFNA
- a CDS encoding head maturation protease, ClpP-related, which codes for MPKPQQSEPRKSWYTLNNEATDKPAQLYIHGEIGGWDIYAIDLVKALQQVGEKDLIMRVQSYGGSVYEGLAMFNAIKAHKGKTTGVVDGLAASIATYMLMACDEIHMPENSTFMIHNPSIGAWGEEDEIESALVQVKNAKMTVSNAYVERSGKPLEEVLGAMAQETWFTAQQALEWGLIDQVIDAVELTNNFTEFDSKEIAKFKNAPESLLNCITLGKPESHAELDTSTPTNAAPADNSQPESNQSEQVSDMPKPNEELINAVKAENKRQQAIRSLCNKHGVKGELVNQMLEDMSCTVEQASARILSNMNNDRESLQNLCNTLNLGEDLTNQVLSDPNFTMENASKSLMNILGQQSAEGGANGITPTQVHVGNGNHVKDELQNALNARAGVAELEKDNSFGHESLLNMARASLGANSRSAMTKDELVNRAFNSQDFGDIVTESIRTVMRDEREATTPLWRELANIESLPDFRETELTMVNDAPDLMNIGEDGEYKSAILKGSGERIQLATFGRGIQFTRQSIINDEIGLISKVPRKFMQAGYRLADKLMFNAILSGKMGDGKSVFQKNVQGDWGNLTDGIAAGDHEALIMALHKMFATTTTIPVDGKGTGDPLDLRGEILLANPDHASMFEAVLNTASKPDHYNPAYKKFKRVIETARANAINGAIGFTSKDFDTVLMGFLDGQQDPWLETGDGWSSDGAKFRITYDITSKVLDRRGINQALFAAAK
- a CDS encoding DUF2190 family protein, with translation MHQAEGKKIAVVAPAGGFVKDVPILIGALLVVPSFKAKEGEVVTCTYSGYYDGPVKVGDVPAFGCEPVYFDDGAFTKTQPTDAGKVEQPVGVFVDGGVLLTGEVITQFVA